A single Stutzerimonas stutzeri DNA region contains:
- a CDS encoding type III PLP-dependent enzyme: MSIKIEDYYSRSTFQKMKSFADQHETPFVVIDTETISTAYDDLRAGFEFAKVYYAVKANPAVEIIDLLRDKGSNFDIASIYELDKVMSRGVGPERISYGNTIKKAKDIRYFYDKGVRMFATDSEADLRNIAKAAPGSKVYVRILTEGSTTADWPLSRKFGCQTDMAMDLLILARQLKLEPYGISFHVGSQQRDISVWDAAIAKVKVIFERLKEEDGIELKMINMGGGFPANYITRTNSLETYAEEIIRFLKEDFGDDLPEIILEPGRSLIANAGILVSEVVLVARKSRTAVERWVYTDVGMFSGLIETMGEAIKFPIWTEKKGEMEEVVIAGPTCDSADIMYENYKYGLPLNLAIGDRMYWLSTGAYTTSYSAVEFNGFPPLKAYYL; this comes from the coding sequence ATGTCGATCAAGATCGAAGATTACTATTCCCGATCCACTTTTCAGAAAATGAAGTCTTTCGCTGACCAGCACGAGACGCCATTCGTGGTCATCGACACCGAGACCATCAGCACCGCCTATGACGATCTGCGCGCCGGTTTCGAGTTTGCCAAGGTCTATTACGCGGTGAAGGCCAATCCGGCGGTCGAAATCATCGACCTGCTGCGCGACAAGGGCTCGAACTTCGACATCGCCTCGATCTACGAGCTGGACAAGGTGATGTCCCGCGGCGTCGGTCCGGAGCGTATCAGCTACGGCAACACCATCAAGAAAGCCAAGGACATCCGCTACTTCTACGACAAGGGCGTGCGCATGTTCGCCACCGACTCGGAAGCCGACCTGCGCAACATTGCCAAGGCCGCACCGGGCTCCAAGGTGTACGTACGGATTCTCACCGAAGGCTCGACCACGGCGGACTGGCCGCTGTCGCGCAAGTTCGGCTGCCAGACCGACATGGCGATGGACCTGTTGATTCTCGCCCGCCAGTTGAAGCTCGAGCCTTACGGGATCTCCTTCCACGTTGGCTCGCAGCAGCGTGACATTTCCGTATGGGACGCCGCGATTGCCAAGGTGAAGGTCATCTTCGAGCGCCTGAAGGAAGAAGACGGCATCGAGCTGAAAATGATCAACATGGGGGGCGGCTTCCCGGCCAACTACATCACCCGGACCAACAGCCTGGAAACCTACGCCGAGGAAATCATCCGCTTTCTCAAGGAGGACTTCGGTGACGACCTGCCGGAAATCATCCTCGAGCCGGGCCGTTCGCTGATCGCCAACGCGGGCATCCTGGTAAGCGAAGTGGTGCTGGTGGCGCGCAAGTCGCGTACCGCCGTCGAGCGTTGGGTCTATACAGACGTCGGTATGTTCTCCGGTCTGATCGAAACCATGGGCGAAGCGATCAAGTTCCCGATCTGGACCGAGAAGAAAGGCGAGATGGAAGAAGTGGTGATCGCCGGGCCGACCTGCGACAGCGCCGATATCATGTACGAAAACTACAAGTACGGACTGCCGCTGAATCTGGCGATCGGCGACCGCATGTACTGGCTTTCGACTGGCGCATACACCACCAGCTACAGCGCGGTGGAGTTCAATGGCTTCCCGCCGCTGAAGGCCTACTACCTGTAA
- a CDS encoding tetratricopeptide repeat protein, whose protein sequence is MRYLPRREEVSADRLADLLAGAPREAARTILTAAQTGLADAQVMLGQILLEGRGIQRDPELAVRWFRIAREHRHPMAHNMLGRCLEHGWGCEPNPSAAAREYRQAAERGLDWGMYNLANLLATGRGVTQDQAQALHLYRRAAELGHAKSMNLLGRYLEEGLVVPADQAAAWDWYRRSAEGGDFRGQFSHAAVLIAQRRWEDARHWLTQALSLGHLMFLRKARDELLAARIGPIADIAMAYVARCADIGDQGDRLIARQIAESSPTESKATEGPNL, encoded by the coding sequence GTGCGTTATCTTCCTCGTCGCGAAGAGGTGTCCGCCGACCGGCTGGCCGATCTGCTGGCCGGCGCACCGCGCGAAGCGGCGCGCACCATCCTCACCGCCGCACAAACGGGCCTGGCCGACGCCCAGGTCATGCTCGGCCAGATATTGCTGGAAGGCCGGGGCATCCAGCGCGACCCGGAGCTGGCGGTGCGCTGGTTTCGGATTGCGCGCGAGCACCGCCACCCAATGGCGCACAACATGCTCGGGCGCTGTCTCGAGCATGGCTGGGGCTGCGAGCCGAACCCCTCGGCGGCGGCGCGCGAGTACCGCCAGGCGGCTGAACGGGGCCTTGACTGGGGCATGTACAACCTGGCCAACCTGCTCGCCACCGGTCGAGGCGTCACGCAGGACCAGGCGCAGGCGTTGCACCTGTACCGCCGGGCCGCCGAGCTTGGGCATGCGAAATCGATGAACCTGCTGGGCCGCTACCTTGAAGAGGGCCTGGTGGTGCCGGCCGATCAGGCCGCAGCCTGGGACTGGTACCGGCGCTCAGCCGAGGGCGGCGATTTTCGCGGCCAGTTCAGCCATGCCGCGGTGTTGATCGCCCAGCGGCGCTGGGAAGACGCCCGTCACTGGCTGACCCAGGCCCTGTCGCTCGGCCATCTGATGTTTTTGCGCAAGGCGCGGGACGAACTACTGGCCGCGCGGATCGGGCCGATTGCCGATATCGCAATGGCCTATGTGGCCCGCTGCGCCGATATCGGTGATCAGGGCGATCGACTGATCGCCCGCCAGATCGCCGAGTCCTCGCCAACCGAATCCAAAGCCACTGAAGGCCCAAACCTGTAG
- a CDS encoding Fe2+-dependent dioxygenase yields the protein MLLHIPAVFSSDEAIRIRAALEQAQWVDGKVTAGYQSARSKHNLQLPEDAPLAREIAEAMLQRLWQNPLFMSAALPHKVFPPLFNCYTEGGAFGYHIDNAIRQVKNSPERVRTDVSATLFFSDPNDYDGGELVIQDTYGTQRVKFAAGDLVLYPATSLHKVEPVTRGARIASFFWTQSLVRDDGQRTLLYEMDQAIQRLTQDVPEHPSLVQLTGTYHNLLRRWSDV from the coding sequence ATGCTGCTGCACATCCCCGCTGTCTTCAGTTCCGACGAAGCCATACGCATCCGCGCCGCACTCGAGCAAGCCCAGTGGGTCGACGGCAAGGTCACGGCGGGCTACCAGTCGGCCAGATCCAAGCACAATCTCCAGCTACCGGAGGATGCGCCGCTGGCCAGGGAGATTGCCGAGGCGATGCTCCAGCGCCTCTGGCAGAATCCCCTGTTCATGTCCGCAGCCCTGCCTCACAAGGTGTTTCCACCGCTGTTCAATTGCTACACCGAGGGCGGCGCCTTCGGCTATCACATCGACAACGCCATCCGCCAGGTGAAGAACAGCCCGGAGCGCGTGCGCACCGATGTCTCCGCGACGCTGTTTTTCAGCGATCCGAACGACTATGACGGCGGCGAACTGGTAATCCAGGACACCTACGGCACCCAGCGGGTCAAGTTTGCCGCGGGCGATCTGGTGCTGTACCCGGCAACCAGTCTGCACAAGGTCGAGCCGGTAACGCGTGGGGCGCGCATCGCCTCATTCTTCTGGACCCAGAGCCTGGTGCGCGACGACGGTCAACGCACCCTGCTCTACGAGATGGACCAGGCGATCCAGCGACTGACACAGGACGTCCCGGAGCATCCGTCACTCGTGCAATTGACCGGCACCTACCACAACCTGCTGCGCCGATGGTCGGACGTCTAG
- a CDS encoding TonB-dependent receptor, whose protein sequence is MSSMPLDRPVSTPRLIATAVGVAMTGISAAPLAQAAQSEPLSLGTTTVTGDAVDNGDYRVDQAQSSKYTAPLRDTPRSVTVVPQQVLKDTHSLNLQDALRTVPGITMGAGEGGNPTGDRPFIRGFDSQSSMYLDGVRDTGAQNREIFAIEAVEVVKGSDSAMGGRNAAGGSINLVSKKAHLGNSLDGGFTWGSDQTQRYTLDGNYQLSDTAAGRLNLMRHESNVAGRDAVNNDRWGLAASLAFGLGTPTRVFLDYYHMENDDLPDSGIPYSLNAGSTAGRTSANPDKPTDGGDSSNFYGLKHRDFSKGRADISTIAIEHDLSDNLTVKNTLRHGSSMQDYIWSQPDDSKGNILNDQVFRRANQRVSNTTGTLNQTELFGETVIAGFKNSFSFGVELGRESVDRSGYSLPGTNAGTCTPALVASGDCTSLSNPNPDQAYTGAITRNYYGTESDADTRALWAFDTLELTQQWLLNMGLRYDYFETQAKTRAATGVTRIEDTSEFITGQLGLVYKPVENGSFYVSYATSATPPGSTLGEGAEPNSLNNGNGTAGSIRSDMEPEETTNYEIGTKWDLLDNRLSLAAAVFRTEKDNARVLATDFTYENVGKTRVDGYELTATGRLTPKWNVFAGYSYLDSELVEGGAVGNRAGAVTSPTNPDNGNQLANTPNHSFSLWTTYDVTDKLVVGGGAFYVDEVYGNTANTVMVDSYWRYDAMASYKVSKHLDLQVNVQNLTDETYYDRAYGAHYASQAAGRTALLSTNFHF, encoded by the coding sequence ATGTCTTCGATGCCTTTGGATCGCCCCGTTTCCACGCCGCGTCTTATCGCCACCGCCGTCGGTGTTGCCATGACCGGCATTTCAGCCGCACCGCTGGCACAAGCCGCTCAATCCGAGCCACTCAGCCTGGGCACCACGACCGTGACGGGCGATGCGGTGGACAATGGCGATTACCGGGTCGATCAGGCGCAGTCATCCAAATACACCGCGCCGTTGCGCGATACGCCACGCTCGGTCACCGTCGTGCCTCAACAGGTGCTCAAGGACACCCACTCGCTGAACCTGCAGGACGCGTTGCGTACCGTGCCAGGTATCACCATGGGGGCGGGCGAGGGCGGTAACCCGACGGGTGACCGTCCGTTCATTCGTGGTTTCGACTCGCAAAGCAGCATGTACCTGGACGGTGTTCGTGATACCGGTGCGCAGAACCGCGAAATCTTCGCCATCGAGGCGGTGGAAGTGGTCAAGGGGTCGGACTCGGCCATGGGCGGACGCAACGCGGCGGGGGGCAGTATCAACCTGGTGAGCAAGAAGGCGCATCTGGGCAATTCGCTCGACGGCGGCTTCACCTGGGGCTCGGACCAGACCCAGCGCTACACCCTTGACGGCAACTACCAGCTCAGCGATACCGCCGCCGGGCGTTTGAATCTGATGCGCCATGAAAGCAACGTCGCCGGTCGCGATGCGGTGAACAACGACCGCTGGGGCCTGGCTGCTTCGCTCGCCTTCGGGCTGGGTACGCCCACGCGTGTTTTCCTCGATTACTACCACATGGAAAACGACGATCTGCCCGATTCGGGTATCCCCTACAGCCTGAACGCGGGCTCGACGGCCGGACGCACATCGGCCAACCCGGACAAGCCGACCGATGGTGGCGACAGCAGCAATTTCTATGGCCTCAAGCATCGCGACTTTTCCAAAGGGCGCGCCGATATCTCGACGATTGCCATCGAGCACGACCTGAGCGACAACCTGACGGTCAAGAACACCCTTCGTCATGGCAGCTCCATGCAGGACTACATCTGGAGCCAGCCGGATGACAGCAAGGGCAATATCCTCAACGATCAGGTGTTCCGACGCGCCAACCAGCGCGTGAGCAATACCACCGGCACCCTCAACCAGACCGAGCTGTTCGGCGAAACCGTGATCGCCGGTTTCAAGAACAGCTTTTCGTTCGGCGTGGAGCTGGGTCGCGAGTCCGTGGATCGCTCCGGCTATAGCCTGCCAGGCACCAATGCCGGTACCTGCACGCCCGCACTCGTTGCTTCCGGCGACTGTACGTCGCTGTCGAACCCGAACCCGGACCAGGCTTACACCGGCGCTATCACGCGTAATTACTACGGCACCGAATCCGATGCCGATACGCGGGCGCTCTGGGCATTCGACACGCTTGAACTGACCCAGCAATGGCTGCTGAACATGGGCCTGCGTTACGACTACTTCGAGACCCAGGCCAAGACCCGCGCCGCAACCGGCGTGACCCGTATCGAAGATACCAGCGAGTTCATAACCGGCCAGCTGGGCCTGGTTTACAAGCCGGTCGAGAACGGCAGCTTCTACGTGTCCTATGCGACATCGGCGACGCCGCCCGGCTCCACGCTGGGCGAAGGCGCGGAACCGAACTCGCTGAACAACGGGAACGGCACCGCTGGAAGCATTCGTAGCGATATGGAGCCCGAAGAAACCACCAATTACGAGATCGGTACCAAGTGGGATCTGCTCGACAACCGGCTGTCCCTCGCGGCGGCGGTGTTCCGCACTGAAAAGGACAACGCGCGCGTGCTGGCCACCGACTTCACCTACGAAAACGTCGGAAAGACCCGCGTGGACGGTTACGAGCTGACCGCCACCGGACGTCTGACGCCCAAGTGGAACGTCTTCGCAGGGTACAGCTATCTGGACAGCGAGCTCGTCGAAGGCGGCGCGGTCGGTAACCGGGCGGGCGCCGTCACCAGCCCGACCAATCCGGACAATGGCAATCAGTTGGCGAACACGCCGAACCACTCCTTCAGCCTCTGGACTACCTATGATGTGACCGACAAGCTGGTCGTCGGTGGTGGGGCGTTCTACGTCGATGAGGTCTACGGCAACACCGCCAACACGGTGATGGTCGACTCGTACTGGCGTTACGACGCGATGGCCAGTTACAAGGTCAGCAAGCATCTCGACCTGCAGGTCAATGTGCAGAACCTGACCGACGAGACGTATTACGACAGGGCCTATGGCGCGCACTATGCCAGCCAGGCCGCGGGTCGTACGGCGCTGCTGAGCACCAACTTCCACTTCTGA
- a CDS encoding sulfite reductase subunit alpha has product MPRFPALQSWAPPLACALLAVVLFEWQPPRHVSAILVIAAYLGICLLVWHRHRRNTPAKAQPGTDTLLVAYASQGGHARELAERSVSQLRDAGLEVESRALNRIDATTLATQRRMLFIVSTYGEGEAPDNAAHFERRLSNMNSGLPTLEYALLALGDRQYTRFCGFGRRLDARLRQLGAQPLFDSLEVDRSDAGALRHWQHQLGHLSGRSDFVDWQPAPYRPWRLDSRQLLNPGSAGAAIFQLTLYPTDSTPPWRAGDIAEIGPRHADASVAQRLRHAGFDPAQPVEGGQTLAAVLASKRLPPASDGLNDLDIEALLALPQLPHREYSIASIPEEGRIQLLVRETRHADGQLGLGSGWLCRHAVPGDPIDLRIRSNPGFHGPEPQRPMILIGNGTGLAGLRAHLRERAATPGSRNWLLFGERNAAHDQLLHDELHGWLQSGHLQRLDLAFSRDQAEKIYVQHVLRDAADELRQWIDEGAAVYVCGSLEGMGREVQQILAGVLGAGRLQALRDEGRYRRDLY; this is encoded by the coding sequence TTGCCTCGCTTCCCCGCGCTCCAGTCCTGGGCCCCGCCTTTGGCGTGCGCGCTACTGGCCGTCGTGCTTTTCGAGTGGCAGCCGCCGCGACACGTCTCGGCGATACTGGTGATCGCGGCCTATCTCGGCATATGCCTGCTGGTCTGGCATCGTCATCGGCGGAACACGCCAGCCAAGGCGCAGCCGGGCACCGACACGCTGCTGGTTGCCTATGCCAGTCAAGGCGGGCATGCCCGCGAGCTGGCCGAACGCAGCGTCAGCCAGTTGCGCGATGCAGGGCTGGAGGTTGAAAGCCGGGCGCTGAACCGGATTGACGCGACGACACTCGCGACGCAGCGCCGCATGCTCTTTATCGTCAGCACCTACGGCGAAGGCGAAGCGCCGGACAACGCCGCCCATTTCGAACGACGCCTGTCGAACATGAACAGCGGCCTTCCCACATTGGAATACGCCCTGCTCGCGCTCGGCGATCGTCAGTACACCCGCTTCTGCGGCTTCGGCCGGCGACTCGATGCCCGGCTCCGCCAGTTGGGTGCCCAGCCACTGTTCGACAGCCTGGAAGTGGATCGCAGCGATGCCGGCGCGCTGCGCCACTGGCAACATCAGCTCGGACACCTCAGCGGCCGCAGCGACTTCGTCGATTGGCAGCCGGCGCCCTATCGACCCTGGCGGCTGGACAGCCGCCAGTTGCTGAATCCAGGCAGTGCCGGCGCCGCGATCTTCCAGCTGACGCTTTATCCGACCGACTCTACGCCGCCATGGCGCGCCGGCGATATCGCCGAGATCGGGCCACGCCACGCCGACGCCTCCGTTGCGCAACGGCTTCGACACGCCGGCTTCGACCCCGCCCAGCCAGTCGAAGGCGGGCAGACGCTGGCGGCCGTGCTGGCTTCGAAGCGGCTGCCACCGGCCTCCGATGGGCTGAACGATCTGGATATCGAGGCGCTGCTGGCACTGCCACAGCTGCCGCACCGTGAATATTCGATCGCCTCGATTCCCGAGGAGGGCCGTATACAGCTGCTGGTGCGTGAGACGCGGCATGCCGATGGTCAGCTCGGCCTGGGCTCAGGCTGGCTCTGCCGGCATGCCGTGCCGGGTGATCCTATCGATCTTCGCATTCGCAGCAACCCCGGTTTTCACGGGCCGGAGCCGCAGCGCCCGATGATCCTGATCGGCAACGGCACCGGCCTGGCCGGGCTGCGCGCTCACCTGCGCGAGCGTGCCGCTACACCGGGTTCACGCAACTGGCTGTTGTTCGGCGAGCGTAACGCGGCGCATGACCAACTGTTGCATGACGAACTGCACGGATGGCTGCAATCGGGCCATCTGCAACGGCTCGACCTGGCGTTTTCACGCGATCAGGCGGAAAAAATCTACGTCCAGCATGTACTCCGTGATGCGGCGGATGAGCTGCGCCAGTGGATCGACGAGGGCGCCGCCGTTTATGTCTGTGGAAGCCTCGAAGGGATGGGACGCGAGGTGCAGCAGATTCTCGCCGGTGTGCTGGGCGCGGGGCGGTTGCAGGCGCTTCGCGACGAAGGCCGCTACCGGCGCGATCTCTACTGA
- a CDS encoding DUF4198 domain-containing protein gives MKPMIKWTALALAVCLPLSAQAHRAWMLPSATVLSGEDPWITVDAAVSNDLFYFEHFPLRLKGIGNLDDAPAGGPPGMRPRPAPELQLLAPDGSTLKAENGNLGRYRSTFDLHLTQKGTYKLAVANDGLFASWKENGQSRRWMGSPDSFAKDVPAKADDLKVSQTSSRMEVFVTSGNPTETVLKTTGKGLELAPITHPNDLFAGEAAEFTFLLDGKPAAGVEISVIPGGNRYRDQLGEINAKTDEQGKVSITWPEAGMYWLEAELKTDKGVTQPATERRASYSATLEVLAP, from the coding sequence ATGAAACCAATGATCAAATGGACCGCCCTGGCACTGGCGGTCTGCCTGCCCCTCTCCGCCCAGGCCCACCGTGCCTGGATGCTGCCGTCGGCGACCGTCCTGTCTGGCGAAGATCCCTGGATCACCGTGGACGCAGCCGTCTCCAACGACCTGTTCTACTTCGAACACTTCCCGCTACGCCTCAAGGGCATCGGCAATCTCGATGACGCGCCGGCTGGCGGCCCTCCGGGCATGCGCCCACGCCCGGCCCCCGAGCTTCAGTTGCTCGCACCGGATGGTTCGACGCTCAAGGCCGAAAACGGCAATCTCGGGCGCTACCGCAGCACCTTCGACCTGCATCTGACGCAAAAAGGCACCTATAAGCTGGCCGTTGCAAACGACGGGCTGTTCGCCAGCTGGAAGGAAAACGGCCAATCCCGGCGCTGGATGGGCAGCCCGGACAGCTTCGCCAAGGATGTTCCGGCCAAGGCCGACGACCTCAAGGTGAGCCAGACCAGCAGCCGCATGGAAGTCTTCGTGACCTCCGGCAACCCCACCGAGACGGTACTGAAAACCACGGGCAAGGGTCTGGAACTGGCTCCGATCACTCACCCCAATGACCTGTTCGCCGGCGAAGCGGCCGAGTTCACCTTCCTGCTCGACGGCAAGCCCGCAGCCGGCGTCGAGATCAGCGTGATTCCTGGCGGCAATCGTTATCGCGACCAGCTCGGCGAGATCAATGCAAAAACCGATGAACAAGGCAAGGTCAGCATCACCTGGCCGGAAGCCGGCATGTACTGGCTGGAGGCGGAACTGAAGACCGACAAGGGCGTCACCCAGCCCGCCACCGAGCGCCGAGCCAGCTACAGCGCCACGCTGGAAGTGCTCGCGCCTTAA
- a CDS encoding DUF2271 domain-containing protein — protein MRKSVLLPLALFSAPLMAADLQVSVEIPRLQVAEYHRPYVAIWLERPDQSHAANLAVWYDTKLKDKEGEKWLKDLRQWWRRSGRTVELPIDGVSAATRAVGHHSLSFDGDQAPLEDLAPGEYRLVVEAAREVGGRELLRVPFSWPPTRPQTHQAQGESELGAISVTVTP, from the coding sequence ATGCGTAAATCCGTGCTGTTGCCCCTCGCCCTGTTCAGCGCGCCGCTGATGGCGGCCGATCTGCAAGTTTCCGTCGAGATTCCGCGACTGCAGGTCGCCGAGTATCACCGCCCCTACGTGGCGATCTGGCTGGAGCGTCCGGACCAGAGCCACGCCGCCAACCTGGCGGTGTGGTACGACACGAAGTTGAAGGACAAGGAAGGCGAGAAATGGCTGAAGGACCTGCGCCAGTGGTGGCGACGCAGCGGACGCACCGTCGAATTGCCGATTGACGGTGTCAGCGCCGCGACCCGCGCCGTCGGCCACCATAGCCTGTCCTTCGATGGCGATCAGGCTCCGCTCGAAGACCTGGCGCCCGGCGAGTACCGCCTGGTTGTAGAAGCCGCCCGGGAGGTGGGGGGGCGCGAATTGCTGCGTGTTCCGTTCAGTTGGCCGCCCACCCGACCGCAGACCCACCAGGCCCAGGGCGAAAGCGAACTGGGCGCCATTTCCGTCACTGTCACCCCCTGA
- a CDS encoding PepSY-associated TM helix domain-containing protein: MQLWLGTLRQWHWISSALCLVGMLLFAVTGITLNHASQIEAKPTIIEREASLPAPLQQTLMADPPAEGLPDDLKGWLENELSIDLTGRDAEWSDGELYVALPRPGGDAWLSLALENGELLYESTDRGWISYLNDLHKGRNTGTAWSWFIDIFAVACVIFSLTGLLLLQRHATGRPGTWPLVGLGLVIPVLLALLFIH; the protein is encoded by the coding sequence ATGCAACTCTGGCTCGGCACCCTGCGCCAATGGCACTGGATCAGCTCCGCGCTGTGCCTGGTTGGCATGTTGCTGTTCGCCGTTACGGGAATCACCTTGAACCATGCGTCTCAGATCGAGGCGAAGCCGACGATCATCGAACGAGAGGCGTCGCTGCCGGCGCCCTTGCAGCAAACGCTAATGGCCGATCCGCCCGCCGAAGGCCTGCCGGACGATCTGAAAGGCTGGCTGGAGAACGAGCTGAGCATCGACTTGACCGGCCGGGACGCCGAATGGAGCGACGGCGAACTCTACGTCGCCCTGCCCCGCCCTGGCGGCGATGCCTGGCTGAGCCTGGCGCTGGAAAACGGCGAGTTGCTCTACGAATCTACCGACCGTGGTTGGATTTCCTACCTCAACGACCTGCATAAGGGTCGTAACACCGGCACGGCCTGGAGCTGGTTCATCGATATCTTTGCCGTAGCCTGCGTCATTTTCAGCCTCACCGGACTGCTGCTGCTGCAGCGACATGCAACCGGCCGCCCCGGCACCTGGCCACTGGTCGGGCTGGGCCTGGTGATTCCGGTGCTGCTGGCCCTGCTGTTCATTCACTAA
- a CDS encoding TonB-dependent receptor domain-containing protein: MHAPFTRSALAAALLSCSLPALAETDPVTLSDTVVSASGFEQKITEAPASISVITREELQEKRFSSIAEALQDVEGVDVRGNTGKTGGLNISMRGLPSEYTLILIDGRRQNAPGDVAPNGFGETSTSFMPPPSAIERIEVIRGPMSTLYGSDALGGVVNIITRKVGNEWGSAIGVEHTLQENHDYGDSSKINFYTGGPLIENTLGLALRGSFYDRDSSSLEFSDSHVPLSSRGPSPVEAENWSAGGRLSYTPTQDHDITLDLDRSVQTYGNDECQLGTLDGRNRVCAPDPLAANGYSDELRFEREQATLAHTARLAFGTLDSSLMRNTTKTIGRTIPGEPIGGNAGLPGVRVGDDRGLKTTNLVFDSKLVTPIGDANLLTVGGQWWEAEMEDAIAPETFEQTTWALFAENEWRMRDDLALTLGARYDDHESFGGHISPRAYLVWNATDAWTMKGGVSKGYKTPNINDLHDGINGVTGQGEIITVGTPDLDPEESTSYEMGVYYDNYSGFNANATLFHTQFKDKIVNDSPVNCLTNPGGTYCDLLVGTPQTEYGQLVNVGEAETQGIELATRVPIAAGWWVNANYTYTESEQKSGDNKGRPLTNTPDHMLNARLNWQATDRLKTWLAYEYRSDTLRYLDARANLTGNDAAVYDQVGNELSAYSLFHLGAAYRATENLTLQATIHNLFDKDFLRSDAYIGSSGLDYVSEYSHSTRSTAGYIPEGRRLWMSANFTF, encoded by the coding sequence ATGCATGCCCCGTTCACTCGCTCCGCGCTTGCCGCCGCTCTGCTCAGCTGCAGCCTCCCCGCTCTCGCCGAGACCGATCCTGTCACGCTGAGTGACACCGTGGTCAGCGCCTCGGGCTTCGAACAAAAGATCACCGAAGCGCCGGCGAGCATCAGCGTGATCACCCGAGAGGAGTTGCAGGAGAAGCGATTCAGCAGCATCGCGGAGGCTTTGCAGGATGTTGAGGGCGTGGACGTGCGCGGCAACACCGGGAAGACCGGTGGGCTCAACATCAGCATGCGCGGCCTGCCCAGCGAGTACACCCTGATTCTCATCGACGGGCGTCGCCAGAACGCGCCGGGGGACGTGGCGCCGAATGGATTTGGCGAAACCTCGACCAGCTTCATGCCACCGCCTTCGGCAATCGAGCGGATCGAAGTGATCCGCGGCCCGATGTCCACCCTGTATGGCTCCGATGCGCTGGGCGGCGTGGTCAATATCATTACGCGCAAGGTCGGCAACGAGTGGGGTTCGGCAATCGGCGTCGAGCACACGCTGCAGGAAAACCACGATTACGGCGACAGCTCGAAAATCAACTTCTACACTGGCGGCCCGCTGATCGAGAACACGCTCGGCCTGGCATTACGCGGCAGCTTTTACGACCGCGACAGCTCCAGCCTGGAATTTTCCGACTCTCACGTTCCGCTGAGCAGTCGCGGACCGTCGCCGGTCGAAGCCGAAAACTGGAGCGCGGGTGGGCGACTGTCCTACACGCCGACCCAGGATCACGACATCACGCTGGATCTCGACCGTTCCGTACAGACTTACGGCAACGACGAATGCCAGCTAGGCACCCTGGACGGACGTAACAGAGTCTGCGCACCCGACCCGTTGGCCGCCAACGGTTACAGCGACGAGCTTCGCTTCGAACGTGAACAGGCGACCCTCGCTCACACGGCCCGCCTCGCGTTCGGTACGCTGGATTCCAGCCTGATGCGCAACACCACCAAAACCATTGGCCGCACCATTCCGGGCGAACCCATTGGCGGTAACGCCGGCTTACCCGGCGTACGGGTCGGCGACGACCGTGGCCTGAAAACCACCAACCTGGTGTTCGATAGCAAACTGGTCACGCCCATCGGCGACGCCAACCTGCTGACCGTCGGCGGCCAGTGGTGGGAAGCGGAAATGGAAGATGCCATCGCCCCGGAAACGTTCGAGCAAACCACGTGGGCACTGTTCGCCGAAAACGAGTGGCGCATGCGTGATGACCTGGCGCTTACCTTGGGCGCGCGCTATGACGACCATGAATCCTTCGGCGGTCATATAAGCCCGCGCGCTTATCTGGTATGGAACGCCACCGACGCCTGGACCATGAAAGGTGGGGTCAGCAAAGGCTACAAGACCCCCAACATCAATGACCTGCACGACGGTATCAATGGTGTCACAGGCCAAGGCGAGATCATCACTGTCGGTACGCCGGACCTCGACCCTGAAGAGTCAACCAGCTACGAGATGGGTGTCTACTACGACAACTACAGCGGATTCAATGCCAACGCCACGCTGTTCCACACGCAGTTCAAAGACAAGATCGTCAACGACTCGCCGGTCAACTGTCTGACCAATCCAGGCGGCACCTACTGCGATCTGCTGGTCGGCACACCGCAAACCGAATACGGCCAACTGGTCAACGTCGGCGAAGCCGAGACCCAAGGCATCGAACTGGCCACCCGAGTTCCGATCGCCGCCGGCTGGTGGGTCAACGCCAACTACACCTACACCGAGAGCGAACAGAAAAGCGGCGACAACAAGGGCCGTCCGCTGACCAACACACCGGATCACATGCTCAACGCTCGCCTCAACTGGCAGGCGACCGACCGCCTGAAAACCTGGCTGGCCTATGAATACCGCAGCGACACCCTGCGCTATCTCGATGCCCGTGCGAACCTCACCGGTAACGACGCTGCCGTTTACGATCAGGTCGGCAACGAGCTGAGCGCATACAGCCTGTTCCATCTGGGCGCCGCCTATCGGGCGACCGAGAACCTGACGCTGCAGGCGACCATCCACAACCTGTTCGACAAGGACTTCCTGCGCAGCGACGCCTATATCGGCAGCAGTGGCCTGGACTACGTCAGCGAATACAGCCACAGCACCCGCTCCACCGCAGGCTATATCCCCGAAGGCCGTCGCCTTTGGATGTCCGCCAACTTCACCTTCTGA